The Mailhella massiliensis DNA segment TGCCGAGGGCGCGGGTGAGTTTGTCGCCCGCGAGGAAGAGGCGGCCTTCGTCGAAGGCGCGGCCCATGAGCTGCACGCCCACGGGGAGGCCTCCGCTCATGCCCACGGGGATGGAAAGGCCCGGCAGGCCCGCAAGGTTGAGGGAAAGGGTGAAGATATCCATGAAATACATCTGGAGCGGATCTTCGGACATGTGTCCCATCTGCCACGCGGGCACGGGGGAGACGGGGGCGAGGAGCATGTCGCAGCTTTCCAGCGCGTTCAGGTAGTCCTGCCGGATGAGGCGGCGCACCTGGGCGGCCTTGCGGTAGTAGGCGTCGTAATAGCCTGCGGAGAGCACATAGGAACCGAGCAGGATGCGGCGCTGTACTTCCGGCCCGAAGCCTTCGGTACGGGAGCTGGTGTACATGTCCTCAAGGTTTTTGGGCGCGGCGGTGCGGTGGCCGTAGCGCACGCCGTCGTAGCGGGCGAGGTTGGAGCTCGCTTCCGCAGCGGCGAGAATGTAGTAGCTGGCAATGGAGTATTCGGTATGGGGCAGGGAAACTTCCACCACCTTCGCGCCGAGGGAACGGGCGGCTTCCACGGCCTTTTCGCAGGCTTCGGCCACGCCCCTGTCCAGACCGTCGTGCCCGAAGAATTCGCGGGGCAGGCCGACGGTGATGCCGGAAAGATCCTGCTGCGCGTTCATGGACGCGGCGTAGTCGGGCACGGGCACGGGGGAACTTGTGCTGTCGCGTTCATCGTGCCCGGCAATGACCTGAAGCACGAGGGCGGTATCTTCCACGGTGCGGGCGAGCGGGCCCACCTGATCGAAGGAGGAGGCGTAGGCGAGAAGCCCGTAGCGCGACACGCGCCCGTAGGTGGGCTTGATGCCCACGCAGCCGCACAGGGAGGCGGGCTGACGGATGGAGCCGCCGGTATCGGAGCCCAGGGAGGCGAAGCACTGGCAGGCGGCCACGCTGGCGGCGGAACCGCCGCTGGAGCCGCCGGGCACGCGGGTGACATCCCACGGGTTGGCGGTTTTCTTCCAGGCGGAATGTTCCGTGGTGGACCCCATGGCGAACTCGTCCATGTTGTTCTTGGCAAGGATGACGGCGCCCGCGTCCTTCAGCTTCTGCACCACCATGGCGTCGTAGGGGGGCATGAAGCCTTCGAGAATCTTCGAGGCGGCGGTGGTGGGCATACCCTTCAGGGTAAGGGCGTCCTTCACCGTGACGGGGATGCCCCAGAGGGGCTTGTCGGAAAGGTCGGCCGGGCGGTTCCTGTCCATGGCGCGGGCCTGTTCCAGAGCCTCTTCGTCGCGGCGGGCGAGCAGCGCGCCCACGGCGGGTTCCGTGGCGTTGATGCGGTCAAGGCACGAGGAAACGAGGCTTTCGGCGCTTACGTCGCCCTTTTTTATGAGCTGTTGCGCCTCAAGGAGGGAGAGTTCAAAAAGTTCGGGCATTTACTTTCCCTCCACAATACGGGGAACAATGAAGAAGGCCCCGTCGGTGGCGGGGGCTCCGGCCAGAATGTCGGCCCGGTCGGCGCGGCGCACGGCAATATCCTCACGGAAGGCGCTTTCGTGGATCACCGGGGAATAGAGCGGTTCCACGCCGGTGGTGTCCACCTCGGCGAGCTTGT contains these protein-coding regions:
- the gatA gene encoding Asp-tRNA(Asn)/Glu-tRNA(Gln) amidotransferase subunit GatA; translated protein: MPELFELSLLEAQQLIKKGDVSAESLVSSCLDRINATEPAVGALLARRDEEALEQARAMDRNRPADLSDKPLWGIPVTVKDALTLKGMPTTAASKILEGFMPPYDAMVVQKLKDAGAVILAKNNMDEFAMGSTTEHSAWKKTANPWDVTRVPGGSSGGSAASVAACQCFASLGSDTGGSIRQPASLCGCVGIKPTYGRVSRYGLLAYASSFDQVGPLARTVEDTALVLQVIAGHDERDSTSSPVPVPDYAASMNAQQDLSGITVGLPREFFGHDGLDRGVAEACEKAVEAARSLGAKVVEVSLPHTEYSIASYYILAAAEASSNLARYDGVRYGHRTAAPKNLEDMYTSSRTEGFGPEVQRRILLGSYVLSAGYYDAYYRKAAQVRRLIRQDYLNALESCDMLLAPVSPVPAWQMGHMSEDPLQMYFMDIFTLSLNLAGLPGLSIPVGMSGGLPVGVQLMGRAFDEGRLFLAGDKLTRALGTHNLRAPL
- the gatC gene encoding Asp-tRNA(Asn)/Glu-tRNA(Gln) amidotransferase subunit GatC, translating into MSLDKNDFLHLCRLSRLAPDPAVQEEMAAQCSRILAYMDKLAEVDTTGVEPLYSPVIHESAFREDIAVRRADRADILAGAPATDGAFFIVPRIVEGK